In Desulforhopalus sp., the genomic stretch CCTTTCGCAAGACCTCCAGAATGGATCCGGAGAAAGAGCGAAAGCATCTCTTCAGCTTCCTTCCAAAAAGAGTTCTCCAGAAGCCAGGCTGTTAATTCCTCGATCCGTTTAATAACCACGACCAGACCTGGTAATACCTCCTTCTCAAACCCAAGCCAATTTGAGAAACTATGAGCGACAAGTAACGTTTCATCTTTCATGCCGTACCGCATGAAATTCTCACAAGCCATCGACAAAACAGCCAATGTTCGCTCACGGATACTCGTATCTTCGGATATTACAGCATGATTAAGTATTGCCAGGAGTTTTTGCTTAAACATTCGCTCGTGCTCATCACGCTGCAATAGGTATTCTATTATGCCTTGAACGAATTCTACGTTTTTTAGAACCTGGATGTTGTTATTCGCCAACTGAGTCAGGTTGTATTCGAACCTTTGCTGTCGCCTCTTTTCTTCCGAAAGTGAGATGCTTTTCTTAACTATTTCGAGGATCTCCTTAGGTGATCCCGGTTTGTTTTCCATCAGATAGTCCTGTAAGAAATCATAATAAATAGCAATCAATTGCCCTACCAGCGTTTCAAATACTTTTATCCAATCAATACTATATTAGTTTTTCCTTGATTACCAACTTGTATTGCGATTTTCGCAGAGAGGATTGTTGTTGTGGCTCTTTTCTTGCCTTACTTAAGAAATTTGTAAACATCGATGTTTGACACAAACCATCTAACCCTGTATACAAACGACAAACAGCTCTATCGCAAGTTTTCGCAGGTAGAATTACAGAACAACTCACAAATTTTTTACAGACAGGAAGCAATAATTTCCAACTCGCTGTCGGAGAATTATTATGAACAGGTGTGGCGTCAATTTAATTTTTTTCGTCTCATTTCTTTTTTCCCAAATTTTCTTTCAATCTGAAGCCTCCAGTCAGGAAAACATCCGTTATGTCTCCGATGTTTTAGTAGTCAATATTAAAGATCGCCTTGAGAAACCATATGAAGTTGTTGCTACCGTCCAGTCCGAAGATCCCTTGAAAATCATAGAAGAAAGTGGGAATTATTTTCTGGTTGAGACCAAGGATGGCAAACAAGGTTGGCTGGCAAAACAATATGTAAAAAGCGAGTTACCTAAAACCATAGTGATACAAAAACTCAAACAGGATTTGACAGTTTTAATGGATCGAATCAACGCAAAACCTGATTTATCGCCCGACGGAAAGCCCGAAGAAAGGCAATCGGCTGATCTACTCTGCCAAGAGCTTCAAGAAAAATTGAACGACGCTGAAAAGTACATAGCTAAGCTCACAGAGGAACAAAAAAAATCACATAGCTCTCAGGCTGATTCTCCATCGAAATCTTCTACCTCAACAATAGAACTCAGCTCGTCGACATCTCTCGATCAATTGGAACAAACTCCTGAGAATTACGCCCTACTCATTTCCGAATTTGAAAAGCGCGGGAAACAAATTATTGAGCTGGAAAAAATTGTAGAAAAGAAAGACAATCAGACCCAATTTTTATGGTTTGGAGCAGGTGCTGCAGTTTTTTTGATAGGTCTGCTAGCTGGGAAAAGCGGCAATCGTAAGAAGAATAAACTTATTTATTAGAATAATAATAAAGAGTTTGTGATTACTCGGCCGAAAAATACGCGTGCAAGACCTACCTCTTTCTGAGAATGCAGGAGGAGTCCAAGAAACATCATGATAACGCCTATCAGAAGCGCGTTCGTTACAGAGCGATATTGGTTGAATTTTCTCAGAAATTACTCTAAATTTTGTCGCCATTTAATAAACGTACACCTTTAAGATAGAGTTTTTTCGTTCTGCTGCTCAAGTTAAGCCCGGTTCACAACTTTTTTCTTAACCTATTCTCCTAAAATATTACATCTATCATGCTAAATAGCAGAATCGTCATAACAGGTATTGGACTCGCTGCACCTAACGCTGCAAATCTCGATGAGTTCAGGCAAAAGCTGATTCATGGCGTCAGTGAAATTAAGGAAATTGAACTGCGATATTTTGGCAAGGCCCCGGCTGGTATCTGCTCCTTTCCAGAAACATTGTACAGAAAGAAAAAGGAAAACAAAAAAGGCACTCGCGCCGGCTGTTTAGGCGTGTATTGCGCCAATGAAGCACTGAGAAACGGTCAATTGGACCTTCATTCATACGACCTGTCGAGAATTGGTGTGTACATTGGCCTCACTGAACATGGCACTGTAGAAACCGAAAACGAAGTTTATAATATCAGCCAATACCAATATGATGTAAACTATTGGACCCACCACCACAACCCACGAACGGTTCTCAACAATCCGGCCGGAGAAATCACCATGAATTTGGGGATAACCGGACCACACTACGTCATCGGTGCTGCCTGTGCAGCAGGCAATGCTTCCCTTATCCAGGCTGTGCAGATGCTCAAACTCGGAGAGGTGGATATGGCCTTGGCCGGAGGAATCTCCGAGTCAGTAGGCTCTTTTGGAATTTTTGCCAGCTTCAAAGCTCAAGGGGCCCTTGGCGAAGCCGATGATCCGAGAATGGCATCCAGGCCCTTCGATCTTCATAGAAACGGTATAGTGATATCGGAAGGTGGCTGTATTTATATATTGGAGCATCTTGAGCGAGCCCTGGCTAGGAAAGCGCATATCTACGGCGAAATCGTCGGCTATGCAATGAATTCAGATGCTAAAGATTTCGTTTTGCCCTATGGTAAACGTCAAGCGGAATGTATGAGACTTGCTCTGAAAAGAGCAAACCTGCAGCCGGAACAGATAGACTTAATCAATACCCATGCAACCGGCACAAAACAAGGTGACATAGAAGAGTGTAAGGCCATTAATGAGGTTTTCGGCCATTGCCCTTCAACATATGTTAATAATACTAAGAGCATTATTGGGCATGCAATGGGTGCTGCCGGTGTCTTAGAACTTGCGGGTAACCTTCCAGCATTTGCCGATGGAATCGTTCACCCGACTATCAATATTGATCATTTGGATCCCGAATGCTCGGTGAAGAATTTAGTAACAAACACTGCTGTTCAGACAGATTCTATCAATACAATTTTAAATAACTCCTTTGGAATGGTTGGAATTAATTCGACTGTCATCGTGAAAAAATACGCTGACTGATTTTTTTTGCCCTTTTGCTTCAAATAACTATCAACAAGATTCTTTCGGTATGTTATAGGAAGTGTTTTGTTATCGATCCAACAACGCAACCTCAGTGCACCGAGGTCACTATAGTTTGACCTTTTTTCCATCACCCGCAACATCCGGAGATGTTTCATGACAAGTGAAGATATTAAAAATCTAATTCTGGAAATTATTAAAGATATTGACGATGAGGCAGATTTCGAAGGTCTTGACCCCAATCAACCTCTGAGAGATCAACTTGAACTCGATTCAATGGATTTTCTCGATATTGTCATGGAACTGCGCAAACGGCACAAATTGCAGATTCCTGAAGAAGACTATCCGCACCTCGCCACACTCAACAGCTGTGTTAACTATCTTCAACCATTATTGAAAGACGTCTAATGTTGTGAGTCTCCCCCTTCTCGTAATTGGTGGCGGTCTTTCAGGCTTGGCCGCTGCCATCAGAGCAGCACGGTTTGTCCCCGATATCCTTCTCGTTGAAAAACATTCCCGACTGGGTGGTCTCAACTCTTATTTTTATAGAGAAAACAGACTATACGAGACTGGCCTGCATGCAATCACCAATTACGCCGAACCAAATAATAAGCAGGCTCCTCTTAATCGGCTCCTCCGGCAGCTGAAACTGAAGCGAACCGACTTTTCTGTTTGCCAACAATTCCAAAGCGAGATTGTATTCAGCGATATTGAATCGCTAACATTCACTAACGATTTTCAAGTACTCTGCGCGGAGATTCAAACCAAATTCCCACGTGCAGTCGTACGGTTTCAAAAGCTTCTTCATTTCATTGCCGATTTCGATCCGTTTTATCCAGCTCCTTTTCGCTCAACGAGATCCTTCCTTTCGGAAATTCTGCAAGAGCCACTACTTGAAGAAATGCTTCTTTGCCCTCTTATGTACTATGGTTCAAGCCGTACGGATGACCTGGATCTTAGTCAATTTGTAATAATGTTTAGAGCAATTTTCCAGGAAGGCATATTTCGCCCACAAGGCACGATCAAAGATCTGATAAATCTTTTAACAGATCACTTCCTTGAACTGGGAGGGAATATAAGGAAGAGCTGTGAGGTTAAAGAGATCCTCATTAAGGACAAGAGAGCCATCGGTGTAGAACTTGACAATGGCGATGTAATAGAATGTAATCACATTCTCTCAACCATAGGCTATGAAGAGACCATCCGACTCATTTCTGATGCAGGTACTCCTTCGCCTACTCGCTTGCCAAGGCTTGGATTTGTTGAAACAATTTATCTACTGCAACCACTGCCACCCCTTGCACTTCCAAAAAACAAGACAATTATCTTTTTTAACAACGGCAAAAAATTTTCCTACAGAAATCCTTCTGATTTTGTCGATTTCTCAAGCGGAGTTATTTGTTTTCCCTCAAACTTTGATGGCCTTTCCAAATCGACAGCTCAGGAGGTTCGCTCAACGCACCTGGCCAACTACTATCGCTGGAAAGAACTCTCTAGCAGCCCAGACCGTTATTCTGAGCAAAAGCACTTTACTGCCCGCCATTCCGCCCATGTTCTAGAGAAATTGATTGGCAGATTCTCCGCAAATATTGTATATGAAAACACTTTTACTCCCGTTACTATCGAACGTTATACTGCAAAGATCAACGGAGCTATCTATGGCAGTCCTGACAAGATTAAGGATGGCTATATAGGCTATCCGAATCTTTTCCTCGCTGGCACGGATCAAGGGTTTCTGGGTATAATCGGTTCCATGCTCAGTGGCGTTTCGATCGTTAATCAGCACATCCTGCCCAAACTCTAATAATTCAACATTAAGAGAAAAACGAAGTCGCTAACCTATGCCAGTTCCATTTTCCCATCTCGCAGACAAATACGACGTAGTAGTGGTTGGCTCCGGCCTTGGTGGCCTTACTACCGCTAACCGACTTGCCTATTGCGGACACAAAGTACTTCTGCTCGAATATCACCATCGGCTTGGTGGACTGGCAACCTGGTTCAAAAGGCGCGGCCATATTTTCGATATTTCCTTACACGGCTTTCCCTATGGCATGGTAAAAACCTGCAAGAAATATTGGAACAAAGCCATCATGAGTTCTATTGTACAACTCACTAATATTGTTTTCGATAATCCACAATTCTCTTTGCGTACAACCTTTGACAGGGAGGATTTCACCCGACTTCTCCAATCCCACTTTAAAATCTCGCGCAGCACTATTGATCGATTCTTTGCCACAGTAGCAGGGATGAATTTTTATGATGATCAGACTATGACTACGCGAGAATTATTTAATGACTTCTTTCCAGGCAGGTCGGACGTTCACCGCCTTCTCATGGAACCGATAACTTACGCTAATGGTTCAACCCTTGATGATCCGGCAATAACCTATGGAATTGTCTTCTCTAATTTTATGAACAAAGGAGTATTTACCTTTGAGGGAGGCACCGACAAACTGATTGGCCTGATGACAGATGAACTGGAAAAAAATGGGGTGACAATTTGCACCAATTCTAAGGTTGATAAAATTATCATTGAAAAGGGAAAGGTGCGCGGAGTTGAAGTACGTGGAAAAACAATTACTGCAAAGGCGGTAGTTTCTAACAGTGGAATAACCAATACAATAAGAAACCTTACCGACCGAGATGCCTATTCAGAGGACTTTCTTGAAAAAGCGGACAAGATTCGAGTAAACAATTCAAGCTGTCAGGTATATTTTGGTATCAGAGAGAAGGAAACAATTGACGACATTGGAGACCTGCTCTTCACCTCTTCCGCACCCGAATTTGAATCTGATGAATTACTCGACAAAGATTCACACTCCAAGACCTTTTCTCTCTACTACCCTAAAACCCGCCCAGGTCAAAACCGTTACACAATTGTTGCTTCGATGAATAGCCGGTTTGAGGACTGGTCAAATCTTGAAGAAAATGTATATCTACAGGAAAAACAATTGCTGATTGCAAAAACTCTCAAGGATCTTGAACGTTATTTGCCAGATGTCAAAGAAAAGATTGATTGGATGGAGGCTGCCACGCCCAGGACGTTTAACAGCTACACCCTGCACACCAAGGGCACATCCTTTGGCACAAAATTCGAAGGATTGAACATTTCCCGTTCTATTTTTAAGGAAGTATCGGGATTATTCCATGTAGGATCCGTTGGAATTATCATGTCTGGCTGGCTAGGAGCGATAAATTATGGAGTTATTGTTGCCAATGATGTCGATAGCTATATACGGTCTTAGGAGTCAATAATGTCAGAGTTCAATGGCCAAAAAGTGCTTGTAAGTGGGGCAACGCGAGGGATAGGCAGGGCGATCTCTCGTCGATTTCTTGAGGAAGGTGCTCAGGTGATTGGTGTATATGCCGGAAATACCGAGGCTGCTAAGCATTTTGCCGATGAGCAGAAGCAGTATTCCGACAAGTTTGAACTCATTCAGTGTGATGTGTCCGATGAAAATCAAGTTGCTTCGTTGTTTGAGAAGATTTCAAAAGACTATCAATACCTTGATATCCTTGTAAATAATGCCGGAATTCGAAGAGATGCAATGCTTGCATTGATGAATTATAAAGATTGGCAAGAGGTTCTCAACACAAATCTTACCGGTACGTACCTCATGACTAAACAGGCTGTATTGCTCATGATGCAACACAAATTTGGGAGAATCATCAATATCACCTCCCCCGTTGCCCGTATCGGTTTTCCAGGCCAGGCAAATTATGCAGCCTCAAAAGCCGGTCAAGTAGCACTCACCAAGTCCCTTGCCAAAGAAGTTGCCAGGAAAAAAATTACTGTTAATTGCATTTCTCCAGGTTTTATTTCCACCGACTTCATAGCCGATCTTGATCAGGATCTGGTAGCCGATTATAAAAAAATGATTCCCATGCGGAGATTCGGCACGCCTGATGAAGTAGCTGATTCCGTGCTCTTTCTCGCAAGCAAGCGAGCATCGTACATTACCGGCGCTGTTCTTGAAATAAGCGGTGGA encodes the following:
- a CDS encoding FAD-dependent oxidoreductase; amino-acid sequence: MSLPLLVIGGGLSGLAAAIRAARFVPDILLVEKHSRLGGLNSYFYRENRLYETGLHAITNYAEPNNKQAPLNRLLRQLKLKRTDFSVCQQFQSEIVFSDIESLTFTNDFQVLCAEIQTKFPRAVVRFQKLLHFIADFDPFYPAPFRSTRSFLSEILQEPLLEEMLLCPLMYYGSSRTDDLDLSQFVIMFRAIFQEGIFRPQGTIKDLINLLTDHFLELGGNIRKSCEVKEILIKDKRAIGVELDNGDVIECNHILSTIGYEETIRLISDAGTPSPTRLPRLGFVETIYLLQPLPPLALPKNKTIIFFNNGKKFSYRNPSDFVDFSSGVICFPSNFDGLSKSTAQEVRSTHLANYYRWKELSSSPDRYSEQKHFTARHSAHVLEKLIGRFSANIVYENTFTPVTIERYTAKINGAIYGSPDKIKDGYIGYPNLFLAGTDQGFLGIIGSMLSGVSIVNQHILPKL
- a CDS encoding beta-ketoacyl-ACP reductase, with protein sequence MSEFNGQKVLVSGATRGIGRAISRRFLEEGAQVIGVYAGNTEAAKHFADEQKQYSDKFELIQCDVSDENQVASLFEKISKDYQYLDILVNNAGIRRDAMLALMNYKDWQEVLNTNLTGTYLMTKQAVLLMMQHKFGRIINITSPVARIGFPGQANYAASKAGQVALTKSLAKEVARKKITVNCISPGFISTDFIADLDQDLVADYKKMIPMRRFGTPDEVADSVLFLASKRASYITGAVLEISGGL
- a CDS encoding acyl carrier protein, producing the protein MTSEDIKNLILEIIKDIDDEADFEGLDPNQPLRDQLELDSMDFLDIVMELRKRHKLQIPEEDYPHLATLNSCVNYLQPLLKDV
- a CDS encoding beta-ketoacyl-[acyl-carrier-protein] synthase family protein, coding for MLNSRIVITGIGLAAPNAANLDEFRQKLIHGVSEIKEIELRYFGKAPAGICSFPETLYRKKKENKKGTRAGCLGVYCANEALRNGQLDLHSYDLSRIGVYIGLTEHGTVETENEVYNISQYQYDVNYWTHHHNPRTVLNNPAGEITMNLGITGPHYVIGAACAAGNASLIQAVQMLKLGEVDMALAGGISESVGSFGIFASFKAQGALGEADDPRMASRPFDLHRNGIVISEGGCIYILEHLERALARKAHIYGEIVGYAMNSDAKDFVLPYGKRQAECMRLALKRANLQPEQIDLINTHATGTKQGDIEECKAINEVFGHCPSTYVNNTKSIIGHAMGAAGVLELAGNLPAFADGIVHPTINIDHLDPECSVKNLVTNTAVQTDSINTILNNSFGMVGINSTVIVKKYAD
- a CDS encoding FAD-dependent oxidoreductase; protein product: MPVPFSHLADKYDVVVVGSGLGGLTTANRLAYCGHKVLLLEYHHRLGGLATWFKRRGHIFDISLHGFPYGMVKTCKKYWNKAIMSSIVQLTNIVFDNPQFSLRTTFDREDFTRLLQSHFKISRSTIDRFFATVAGMNFYDDQTMTTRELFNDFFPGRSDVHRLLMEPITYANGSTLDDPAITYGIVFSNFMNKGVFTFEGGTDKLIGLMTDELEKNGVTICTNSKVDKIIIEKGKVRGVEVRGKTITAKAVVSNSGITNTIRNLTDRDAYSEDFLEKADKIRVNNSSCQVYFGIREKETIDDIGDLLFTSSAPEFESDELLDKDSHSKTFSLYYPKTRPGQNRYTIVASMNSRFEDWSNLEENVYLQEKQLLIAKTLKDLERYLPDVKEKIDWMEAATPRTFNSYTLHTKGTSFGTKFEGLNISRSIFKEVSGLFHVGSVGIIMSGWLGAINYGVIVANDVDSYIRS
- a CDS encoding SH3 domain-containing protein, with translation MNRCGVNLIFFVSFLFSQIFFQSEASSQENIRYVSDVLVVNIKDRLEKPYEVVATVQSEDPLKIIEESGNYFLVETKDGKQGWLAKQYVKSELPKTIVIQKLKQDLTVLMDRINAKPDLSPDGKPEERQSADLLCQELQEKLNDAEKYIAKLTEEQKKSHSSQADSPSKSSTSTIELSSSTSLDQLEQTPENYALLISEFEKRGKQIIELEKIVEKKDNQTQFLWFGAGAAVFLIGLLAGKSGNRKKNKLIY